The Roseovarius indicus genome has a segment encoding these proteins:
- the rpsJ gene encoding 30S ribosomal protein S10, with amino-acid sequence MQSQNIRIRLKAFDYRVLDASTQEIVNTAKRTGAEVRGPIPLPNKIEKFTVLRGPHVNKKSRDQFEIRTHKRLLDIVDPTPQTVDALMKLDLAAGVDVQISV; translated from the coding sequence ATGCAAAGCCAAAACATTCGCATTCGGCTGAAGGCATTTGACTACCGCGTACTGGATGCCAGCACGCAGGAGATCGTCAACACCGCCAAACGGACCGGTGCCGAGGTACGTGGGCCGATCCCGCTGCCGAACAAGATCGAGAAATTCACCGTTCTGCGTGGCCCGCACGTGAACAAGAAATCCCGCGACCAGTTCGAGATCCGCACGCACAAGCGTCTTCTCGACATCGTCGACCCCACCCCGCAGACCGTGGACGCGCTGATGAAGCTCGACCTCGCCGC
- the tuf gene encoding elongation factor Tu encodes MAKEKFDRSKPHVNIGTIGHVDHGKTTLTAAITKQYGEFRAYDQIDAAPEEKARGITISTAHVEYETEARHYAHVDCPGHADYVKNMITGAAQMDGAILVVNAADGPMPQTREHILLARQVGVPALVVFLNKVDQVDDEELLELVEMEVRELLSEYDFPGDDIPIVAGSALAALEDRDDNIGKDKIAELMAAVDEYIPTPERAVDQPFLMPIEDVFSISGRGTVVTGRVERGVINVGDEIEIVGIKDTKKTTCTGVEMFRKLLDRGEAGDNIGALLRGVDRDDIQRGQVLCKPKSVTPHTKFECEVYILTKDEGGRHTPFFANYRPQFYFRTTDVTGTVTLPEGTEMVMPGDNLKFSVELIAPIAMEDGLRFAIREGGRTVGSGVVSKIIE; translated from the coding sequence ATGGCAAAGGAAAAGTTTGACCGTTCGAAACCGCACGTGAACATCGGCACGATTGGGCACGTTGACCACGGCAAGACGACGCTGACCGCGGCGATCACGAAGCAATACGGCGAGTTCCGCGCGTACGACCAGATCGACGCGGCGCCGGAAGAGAAAGCCCGCGGGATCACCATCTCGACGGCGCACGTGGAGTACGAGACCGAGGCGCGCCACTACGCCCACGTCGACTGCCCCGGCCACGCCGACTACGTGAAGAACATGATCACCGGTGCCGCCCAGATGGACGGCGCGATCCTGGTGGTGAACGCCGCTGACGGCCCGATGCCGCAGACCCGCGAGCACATCCTGCTGGCCCGCCAGGTCGGCGTGCCCGCGCTGGTGGTGTTCCTCAACAAGGTCGACCAGGTCGACGACGAGGAGCTGCTCGAGCTGGTGGAAATGGAAGTGCGCGAACTGCTCAGCGAGTACGACTTCCCGGGCGACGACATTCCGATCGTGGCAGGCTCGGCCCTGGCCGCGCTGGAAGACCGCGACGACAACATCGGCAAGGACAAGATCGCCGAGCTGATGGCCGCCGTCGACGAGTACATCCCCACCCCCGAGCGTGCCGTCGACCAGCCGTTCCTGATGCCGATCGAGGACGTGTTCTCGATTTCCGGCCGCGGGACGGTTGTGACCGGCCGTGTCGAGCGTGGCGTGATCAACGTCGGTGACGAGATCGAGATCGTCGGCATCAAGGACACCAAGAAGACGACCTGCACGGGCGTCGAGATGTTCCGCAAGCTGCTCGACCGCGGTGAGGCCGGCGACAACATCGGCGCGCTGCTGCGCGGTGTCGACCGTGACGATATCCAGCGCGGCCAGGTGCTGTGCAAGCCGAAATCGGTCACGCCGCACACCAAGTTCGAGTGCGAGGTCTACATCCTGACGAAGGATGAAGGCGGCCGTCACACGCCGTTCTTCGCCAACTACCGCCCGCAGTTCTACTTCCGGACGACGGACGTGACCGGCACCGTGACCCTGCCCGAGGGCACCGAGATGGTCATGCCCGGCGACAACCTGAAGTTCTCGGTCGAGCTGATCGCGCCGATCGCCATGGAAGACGGTCTCCGCTTCGCCATCCGCGAAGGCGGCCGCACCGTCGGCTCGGGCGTCGTCTCGAAGATCATCGAGTAA
- the fusA gene encoding elongation factor G has product MARDYPLERYRNFGIMAHIDAGKTTCSERILFYTGKSHALGEVHDGAATMDWMEQEQERGITITSAATTTFWQWQEDPTNEGMSDTKYRMNIIDTPGHVDFTIEVERSLAVLDGAICVLDANAGVEPQTETVWRQADRYKVPRIVFVNKMDKIGADFFNCVEMIESRTGARAVPIAMPIGAENELEGIIDLVTMEEWVWRGEDLGATWYRQPIRDELKDQADEWRAKLVENAVEMDDDAMMEYLEGNEPDVPTLRKLIRQGCLSLSFVPVLGGSAFKNKGVQPLLNAVVDYLPSPMDVVDYMGFAPDDETETRNIARRADDTMPFSGLAFKIMNDPFVGSLTFTRIYSGVLKKGDNIQNSTKGKKERIGRMMMMHSNNREEIEEAFAGDIIALAGLKDTTTGDTLCDPKAQVVLETMTFPDPVIEIAVEPKTKGDQEKMSQGLARLAAEDPSFRVETDLESGQTIMKGMGELHLDILVDRLKREFKVDANIGAPQVAYRETIGHEIEHTYTHKKQSGGSGQFAEVKMIISPTEAGEGYSFESRIVGGSVPKEYIPGVEKGIESVMDSGPLAGFPVIDFKVALIDGKYHDVDSSVMAFEIAARMCMREGLRKAGAKLLEPVMKVEVISPEEYTGNVIGDLTSRRGQVSGQEPRGNAIAINANVPLANMFGYINTLRSMSSGRAQFTMQFSHYDPVPQNISDEIQAKYA; this is encoded by the coding sequence ATGGCACGCGATTATCCGCTGGAACGCTACCGCAACTTCGGCATCATGGCCCACATCGATGCCGGCAAGACCACGTGTTCTGAACGCATCCTGTTCTACACCGGCAAATCCCACGCCCTGGGCGAGGTGCATGACGGCGCCGCGACCATGGACTGGATGGAGCAGGAACAGGAACGCGGCATCACCATCACGTCGGCCGCGACGACGACCTTCTGGCAGTGGCAGGAAGACCCCACCAACGAAGGCATGTCGGACACCAAGTACCGCATGAACATCATCGACACGCCCGGCCACGTCGACTTCACCATCGAGGTCGAGCGCTCGCTGGCCGTTCTCGACGGCGCGATCTGCGTGCTTGACGCCAACGCCGGTGTCGAACCCCAGACCGAGACGGTGTGGCGCCAGGCCGACCGCTACAAGGTTCCGCGCATCGTCTTCGTCAACAAGATGGACAAGATCGGCGCCGACTTCTTCAACTGCGTCGAGATGATCGAAAGCCGCACCGGCGCACGCGCCGTGCCGATCGCCATGCCGATCGGTGCCGAGAACGAGCTGGAAGGCATCATCGACCTCGTCACCATGGAAGAATGGGTGTGGCGCGGGGAAGACCTGGGTGCGACCTGGTACCGTCAGCCGATCCGTGACGAGCTCAAGGATCAGGCCGACGAATGGCGCGCCAAGCTGGTCGAGAACGCCGTCGAAATGGACGACGACGCGATGATGGAATACCTGGAAGGCAACGAACCCGACGTGCCGACCCTGCGGAAACTGATCCGCCAGGGCTGCCTGTCGCTGAGCTTCGTTCCGGTTCTTGGCGGCTCGGCCTTCAAGAACAAGGGTGTCCAGCCGCTGCTGAACGCCGTGGTCGACTATCTGCCCAGCCCGATGGACGTGGTCGATTACATGGGCTTCGCGCCGGATGACGAAACCGAGACCCGCAACATCGCGCGCCGCGCCGATGACACGATGCCGTTCTCGGGCCTCGCGTTCAAGATCATGAACGACCCGTTCGTGGGCTCGCTGACCTTCACCCGGATCTATTCGGGCGTTCTGAAGAAAGGCGACAACATCCAGAACTCGACCAAGGGCAAGAAAGAGCGCATTGGCCGGATGATGATGATGCACTCGAACAACCGCGAGGAGATCGAGGAAGCGTTCGCGGGCGACATCATCGCGCTGGCGGGTCTGAAGGACACCACCACCGGTGACACGCTGTGCGATCCGAAAGCGCAGGTCGTTCTGGAAACCATGACCTTCCCGGACCCGGTGATCGAGATCGCCGTGGAGCCGAAGACGAAAGGCGACCAGGAGAAGATGAGCCAGGGCCTGGCGCGGCTTGCCGCCGAAGACCCGTCCTTCCGCGTCGAGACCGACCTCGAGTCGGGCCAGACCATCATGAAGGGCATGGGCGAACTTCACCTCGACATCCTCGTCGACCGTCTGAAGCGCGAGTTCAAGGTGGACGCCAATATCGGCGCGCCGCAGGTGGCCTATCGCGAGACCATCGGTCACGAGATCGAACACACCTACACCCACAAGAAACAGTCGGGTGGTTCGGGTCAGTTCGCCGAGGTGAAGATGATCATCAGCCCCACCGAGGCGGGCGAAGGCTACAGCTTCGAGAGCCGCATCGTCGGTGGCTCGGTGCCGAAGGAATACATCCCCGGCGTCGAGAAGGGCATCGAGAGCGTCATGGACAGCGGCCCGCTGGCCGGCTTCCCGGTGATCGACTTCAAGGTCGCGCTGATCGACGGCAAGTACCACGACGTCGACTCGTCGGTCATGGCCTTCGAGATCGCCGCCCGGATGTGCATGCGGGAAGGCCTTCGCAAGGCCGGCGCCAAGCTGCTCGAGCCCGTCATGAAGGTCGAGGTGATCTCGCCGGAGGAATATACCGGCAACGTCATCGGTGACCTTACGTCGCGGCGCGGCCAGGTGTCGGGGCAGGAGCCCCGCGGCAACGCCATCGCGATCAACGCGAACGTGCCGCTGGCCAACATGTTCGGCTATATCAACACGCTGCGTTCGATGTCTTCGGGCCGCGCGCAGTTCACGATGCAGTTCTCGCATTACGATCCCGTCCCGCAGAACATCTCGGACGAGATCCAGGCGAAATACGCTTAA
- the rpsG gene encoding 30S ribosomal protein S7, with protein sequence MSRRHAAEKREILPDAKFGDRVLTKFMNNLMIDGKKSVAEQIVYNALDRVEDKVKRAPVEIFHEALDNIKPSVEVRSRRVGGATYQVPVEVRPERREALAIRWLINASRARNENTMEERLAGELLDAVNSRGSAVKKREDTHKMAEANKAFSHYRW encoded by the coding sequence ATGTCCCGCCGTCACGCTGCTGAAAAACGCGAAATCCTTCCCGACGCCAAGTTCGGCGACCGGGTTCTGACGAAATTCATGAACAACCTGATGATCGACGGCAAGAAATCCGTCGCTGAACAGATTGTCTACAATGCGCTCGACCGCGTCGAGGACAAGGTCAAGCGCGCGCCCGTCGAGATCTTCCACGAGGCGCTCGACAACATCAAGCCGTCGGTCGAGGTTCGCTCGCGCCGGGTTGGTGGCGCCACCTACCAGGTGCCGGTCGAGGTTCGCCCGGAACGCCGCGAGGCCCTGGCCATCCGCTGGCTGATCAACGCATCGCGCGCCCGCAACGAGAACACCATGGAAGAACGCCTCGCCGGCGAGCTGCTGGATGCTGTGAACAGCCGCGGTTCGGCCGTGAAGAAGCGCGAAGACACCCACAAGATGGCCGAAGCCAACAAGGCCTTCAGCCACTACCGCTGGTAA
- the rpsL gene encoding 30S ribosomal protein S12: MPTIQQLIRKPRQPKTRATKSMHLQGCPQKRGVCTRVYTTTPKKPNSAMRKVAKVRLTNGYEVISYIPGESHNLQEHSVVLIRGGRVKDLPGVRYHILRGVLDTQGVKDRKQRRSKYGAKRPK; the protein is encoded by the coding sequence ATGCCAACGATCCAACAGCTGATCCGCAAGCCGCGGCAGCCGAAAACAAGAGCCACCAAATCCATGCATCTGCAGGGCTGCCCGCAGAAGCGTGGCGTTTGCACGCGCGTCTACACCACGACGCCGAAGAAGCCGAACTCGGCCATGCGGAAGGTTGCCAAGGTGCGCCTGACCAACGGCTACGAGGTCATCAGCTACATCCCCGGTGAAAGCCACAACCTTCAGGAGCACTCTGTCGTCCTGATCCGCGGCGGCCGGGTGAAAGACCTTCCGGGTGTCCGTTACCACATCCTGCGCGGCGTGCTCGACACGCAAGGCGTCAAGGATCGTAAGCAGCGCCGCTCGAAATACGGCGCCAAGCGTCCGAAGTAA